TAAACAGCCGGGATGTGCCGGCCAGCTTAGCCAGTGCGTCCTGCGATACGCTTTGATTGTCGAGCGCTTGCCTTATCTGAGCCTGAGTACATTTGGCCAATTCGCTAAACCGCATCTCACCGTTGAGCTGCTGGCGCAGCGGTAAAGTATGAATAAAACAGCCGATCATCGACTCGAATTCGCTGTGCTCGCGGCCCAGCACAGGCACGCCCACCGTAATATCCTGCTGCTGGCTGTAGCGATGAAGTAGCACATAAAAAACACTCAGCAGCGCAGAAAATGGTGTCACCCCCAGCTGCTGACAACTGTGCTCAAAGCGCTGACACGGTGCCTCTTCCAGTGTAAAGGTATGACTGGCCCCGCGAAACGAGGCCTCGGCCTGTCTGGTATAGCTGGTAGGCAATGAAAACGCTGAGAAGTCGGCGAGTTGCTGTTGCCAGTAAGCATGCTGTTGCTGGTAACGCTCGGACTGCACAAAGCGCTTTTCCCAGTGTACATAATCCAGATATTGCAGCGGCGCGCCCTGTTTTGGTGCTTGTGCCTGTAAAACATCCAGCAATTCGTTGACCAGTAACCGCACCGACCAGCCATCCGCCACCAGATGATGCAGCATCAGATAGACCCACTGCCCTTCACTTTCGTCAGGCTCGCAGATCAAAGCGCCGCGGATCGGTAGCGATTTTTGCAGGTCAAATCCTTGGCGCAACAGCGGCTGTAACTCGGTCTCAATCCGCGCCTGCGTGAGCGGCGCTGGCACCGATAGCTGCGCTAAGGTAAAAGACAGCTCGGTATTAACGCGCTGACATCCACCCTGCTCTGTGGCAAAAAACTGGCTGCGCAAAATATCATGGCGGACAAGCAGGGTATTCAGTGCGTCTTCAAGCTGCGCCTTGCCAACCGGCTGCGACAGCCTGAGCAACCCGGCCATCGTATAGGCCACTTCACCCCCATGGTACTGGTCGATAAGCCAGATCCCCTGCTGGGACGCAGACAACGCGCCCTGCTTTTGATGGTGCGCCTGCATATACGCAATCAGCGCCGGCTTATTGGCTTTTATTTTATTGAGCTGCGCTGCAGGCACAGTGGCAAGGTGAGTGCGCAGTTTCAGGCGACCCTCTTGCAAATAAACATAAATCCCCTGACCATCCAGTTCGGCCAATAATGCTTCAATTGCTGAATTTTCCATACTTACAAGTCCATCTCCGTCATGGATTGATCATCCAATGCCACACTGATATCGCGACCACTGACAATATTACTCAGGCGCTCAACGCCATTGTGCAGATCCGCCGGGCCCGCACTGATAAGCTCTTCTACCCGCAACGCCAGTTGCACTGTGCTGGGATTATCAAAAATGTCACCAACCGTGGCGTTGATGGCAAAGTGCTGGTTTAACCGTGACACCAGCTGCATGGCCAGCACCGAATTACCGCCGCACTCAAAGAAATTGTGGCGAGTTCCCAGCTGCTCGGTATTCAAAAGCTCACAGTAACAGGCCAGGATCTTTTCTTGTGTTGCACTTTGTGGCGGGCATAGCTCGGTTTGCGCGCCCTGGTTAGCGCTTGGCACCATCAGGGCGTTGCGGTCCAGCTTGCCATTGGCCGTGGTTGGCCACTGCGCCAGCCAGCACAGGTACTCGGGCAGCATATAAGTCGGTAGCTGGTTTGCCAGCGCACTGCGCAGGGCACTAATCGACCAGCGCTGAGCAAGCTGGTCCTGTTCAATGGCGTAGGCACACAGTGCCGACTGGCCTTGCGCTGTCGTTTTGACAAAAACCCGTACATCTACCTCACCCAGCACCTTGCGCAACTGCGCTTCTATTTCGCCTAATTCAATGCGATGGCCATGCAGCTTAACCTGATGATCAAGTCGGCCATCTAGCTCAAACCGGCCATCGGCTAACCGCCGGGCCCGGTCGCCGGTGCGATAGAGCCGCTCGCTGCCATCGCCCTCTATCTGATAAGTGACAAAACGCTCTTTCGTCAGTTCAGGTCGTGCCAGATATCCCTCAGCCAGACCAGCCCCGCCGATCCACAGCTCGCCCCATACGCCCACAGGCTGCATCGCGGCATGCTCTGTGGCATGTTCGTTCAGTACCACCAGGCGCGTGTTGGCCACCGGTTTGCCTATGGTGATGTCTTCGGGATCAAAGATCTGCGTTGTGGCAGACCAGATGGTGGTTTCGGTTGGTCCGTACATATTCCACAGCGCTTTTGCATGACTGAGCAATTGCGCCGCAAGGACCGGGGTTAACGGTTCGCCGCCACTCCATACGGTGAGTCCGGCCACGCAATCCGGTTTTGCCGCCAACAAGAGTTGCCACAAGGTCGGGGTAGCCTGCATCACAGTCACCGGATGCTTGTCTATCAGCGCAACCAGTTCATTCGGGTCGCTGCAAGCCTGCTCAGAGGCCAGCAATACGGTTGCACCGACAATCAGCGGGCCAAACAACTCTAACAGGGCGATATCAAAGGCAATGGTGGTCACACTGAGCAGACAGCCGGACTGATTAAGCCCCGGCTCTTTGGCCATGGTATGTAACAGATTTGCCAGTGCGCCGTGGCTTATCTCAACGCCTTTGGGCTTACCGGTAGAGCCGGAGGTGTAAATCACATAGGCAGGTTGCTGCGCCGTGATTGGCTGAGCATCGAAGGTATTCCGGCAGCGAGCAATCTCTGTTTGACGAGCATCCAGGTCAATAATATCTAGTCGGGGATTAGCAATGGCCACTGCCGCTTCGCTCTGCGCATCACAGAGTAAGAAAGCCGCTTTGCTGTCGCTCAGCATGTCCTGCAAACGAGCCTGCGGAAAGCTCAAGTCGAGTGGCAAAAAGGCAGCCCCGGTTTTTAGTACCGCCAGTAAGGCCACTAATAGCTCCGTGCGCCGTGGCAATGCAATGGCCACCAGCGCACCGCGACCAACGCCCTGAGCAGTCAGGTAATTTGCCAGCTGATTGGCACGTGCCTGTAGCTGCTCATAAGTCAGTGACTGCTCTGAGCAAATCAGTGCGCTGCGCTGCGCGCTGTGCTTGACTTGCTCATCCAGTGCATCCAGCAGCAGAGGTTGTACAGGGCTTTGGAAAGTCTGCCTTAGCAGTTGTGTCCGCGCAGCCTCATCAAGCAGGCTAACATCAGCACATGCCTGAGCGCCTTTCACCCTGGTAAACAGAGCATACAGGGTCTGGACGTAATTATCCATCATATCGCTGTCGTAGCGCGCGCTCAGGTATTCCAGCTCCAGCGTCCACTGGCCATCAACGTATAATAAGTTGCAGCTTAACTGATACTGGCCAAAGCGGGTATCTGTGGTACAGGTCGATACGTTCAGACCGGAAAACTCTGGCAGCTGTTGTACCTTATCCAGGTTAAACAAGGTCTGTGGCAAACACACCGGCTCATGGGTTAATTCACTGTAAGGCAAGTGCTGATGCTCGAAGGCTGCAAGCAGGCTGGACTGCACCTGCTTAACCAGCTCGCCCACTGTGACGGAGTCACTGAACTCCACCACCACAGGCAAAATATTGGTGCAGTAGCCCGGTAAATGCAGATCCAGGTCATCCGGGTTGTAGTCATCACTGAGCAAGCCGCGATCAGACACCGGGATACCTACGGCAATGTGCGTTTGGCCTGTCAGCTTGTTTAACCACAAGGCATACACGGCCAGCAAGGTTGCAAACTGGCCACAGCCTTGCGACTGGCCCAATGCTTTAATTTCAGTCAGCGCATCGAGTTTGAACACCCGCTTTTCAACCAAAAAACTTTCCTGGCTGTCGGCGCCAAAACGTGTGGGTAACGCCAGTGCTTCGCAAGGTGCCAGTTGGTCCAGCCAGTAGGCTTTATCCTGCGCATAGTCAGCGCTTTCCAGATAGCGCTCTACGCCTTCAACATAGGCGCTAAAATGCACCACAGGCGGCGGAGTTACCTGGCTGTCTGCGCTGCTATAATTGCTGGCAATGCGGTCCATCAGCTGTTGCAGGCTGAGCCCGTCGTACAGCACATGGTGTGCACTAATGCTGAGCACATGTTCTTGCGCACCAGTTTGCAGCAAATCGAACCGGCACAAAGGCTGCGCACCGAATTCAAAGGGGCGATAACGCAACTCTGCCAGCGTGGCGCTGTCGGTGTGCTGAGTTAAAACCGGTTGTGCCAGCTTGACATGAGACAAAGTGAGCGGGTCAACCGAATAACACAGCAAGGGATAATCCGTGCTCAGCTGCGCGATGGCCTGAGCCAGGCGGGCTTTGTCCAGATCTCCGCTTAAGCGCAGCACCGCTTGCAGGTGATATGCTTTTGCACCCTGTTCAGATTTAAGCGCCAGCGCCAGTAGTTGCTGCTGCGCCCCCGTTAACGGGAACTGCTCGGGTTGCGCATCAGCCGGGTCTGGCTCACCAAAATAACCGGCGGCTTTTAATGCCAGCACACTGTCTTTAACGGTCTGAATGATGCTATTGACGTCGGCCTCGGTGTGCGCCGCCGAAAGGAAACAATTACGCCCTTCCCAGATAAACACGCCGCGATTGAGCATTTCATAGAAAAACACATCCAGATTCTGGCTAAAACGAAACCGGAATAAAGAAGCAAAATACTCTATTTGCATGGGAATGCTCTGCTGTGCAAAAAATGCATTGAGCGTGTGCGCCAGATACTGGGTTTTGTCACTGACGGACTCTTGCAGCTGCGGGCCTTGTTTTTTAATTTCACTCAGCACCGCTTTGGCACTGGCCATAACCAGTGGATGCTTGCAGAAAGTCCCGGCAAAAAAGGTCGTGTCGGCCTGCGGATAAGAAGCATCGCCATACTGCCAGACGCCGCCATCTATGCCATCCATAAACTCATGGCTGCCCGCAACTACGCCCACAGGCAAGCCGCCACCGACAATCTTGCCATAGGTTGCCATATCCGCCTGGATCCCCAGCATGGCCTGCACGCCGCCCGGATGGGCTCTGAAACCGGTGATCATCTCATCAAAGATCAGCGCAATGCCCAGCTCAGCCGTGAGTGCTCTCAGCGCCTGCAAAAATGCCCACGGCTGATGCGATGGATGACGGCTTTGCACCGGCTCAACCAGAACCGCAGCAATCTCGTTGCCCTGCGCTCTGATGCATTGCAGTGCTGACTCTGCGCCATATTCAAGTACCAGATTGTCGCTGATGGCACCGGCTCTGACGCCGCCACACATAGGTTCAACCACGTCACCACCCGGTGCGTTTTGCGCCAGCGTACCGTCATAATGGCCATGATAAGCGCCTTCAAACTGCACGATTTTGTTTCGACGGGTTTTATTGCGCGCCAGGCGCACAGCAGTCATCACAGCCTCTGTGCCTGAGTTACAAAAGGTCACGCGCTGCAGGGCGGTCAGCTCGCTGATAAGCGCGGCCACTTCACAGGCCTGCGAACTCGCCAGCCCCAGTTGCAGACCGTCTTCAATTTGTTGCTCCAGCGCCTCAGTGACAAACGCCGGCTTGTGACCAAACAGATTGACGCCAAAGTCCATGGTGATATCAATATATTCATTACCGTCAATATCCCAGATCCGGCTGCCTTCGCAGCGTTTACCAAACACCGGATAAAGCAGCTCTTTGCTGGACAGACGGAACCCGGCCGACGCGCGACAATCCGCCAGATGCGGCCGGTGCTCAGACACCATGGCTTTTGACAATGGCGTTTTTGCACAGTAGCGCTCTGTGAGCGATGCCAAATGACGCTGTACGGACTGGCTGCTGGCAGCCGTGGTTATCTGCTTGTTGCCAAACCCTGGCAATACTCGGGTAGCGTCGCTTTGCGTTGATATCTGCGAAGTTGGCGTTACCTTTGCGGTTACCACTTGTGGCGAGGGCGTTGATGCCAGTGCCACAGCAGAAGTTTGCTGTTCACCATTTAGGCCCTGTAACATGGCCAGTTGACGGGCAGCGACCGCTTCAACGCTTTGTGCAGCATTGCTGTTAATCACCATAGCAGCGGCCTGTAATTGCTCACGACAAATCGTGGCAACCAGCTCGGCTGGTGCATTAACCGGCGTTGCTTCCGCTGGCGCTACGCGTATTTGCTCACTGTTATTGGAGCTGCTCGGTGTAACCTGCGCGGGTGTCACCTGATAATCACTGTGTTCGATGATATAGGCCACCAGCAAGTCAACCGTACTGAGCGTTTCATAAAACTGGCGGACACTGAATTCAAGCCCAAACTCCCGCTCATAGGTGCGCACCGCATTCATGATCATCAGCGAATCAACCCCCATTTCCAGCAGCGGTACATGGGTCTGAATATCAGCGACCGGCATAGATAACAAACGCGATAAAGTATTGAGTACAAAGGCGCGGATCGCTTCTTCTCGAGAGCCAGCCAACTGCTTGGTATTAGTTTGCGGACTCTGCTGTTCGCTTAACTCAGCGGGCAGGTCGGCTATCCAGTAAGGGCTATGATCAAACGGGTATAAAGGCAAAGGCACTTTGGGCTGGCACTCACTTGCCGGGCTCTGCGCCAGGTCCAGCGCCAACCCGAGTTCAAACAAGCGTCCCTGCGCAGACAATAAACGCGGCAGATCTGCCCCTTTGGCGTGCAATAGATGCAAAAACTCGCACTGTTCAGCCGGGCGGTTTTCCTGCAACAAGCCACACAAGACCGGCTTGGGGCCCAGTTCAAGGGCACAATAGGCATCTAACTGAGCCAGTTGTGCCATGCAGGCTTCAAACTGCACCGGCGCACAGATCTGTTCAACCCAGTAGCTGGGGTCACACACCCGCAGCGCCTCTTGCTGGCCGGTCACAGACGAAATATAAGGGATTGTTGGCTGAGCATAAGTGATTTGTGCAGCCACTTTGGCAAATTCACTGAGCATGGGCTGCATCAGCGGTGAATGAAATGCCCGCGCTGTGTTGATGGCTTTGTGGCGCACGTTGGCGCTATCCAGTGCCGCGCACAGCT
The DNA window shown above is from Pseudoalteromonas viridis and carries:
- a CDS encoding non-ribosomal peptide synthetase/type I polyketide synthase, translated to MNNDLVATLVTLARTRGDDIAYQYFFEDNQPAVSLSYAELDLKSRKIAARLQTYFDRGDRALLLYNSGFEFVEAFFACLYAGIVAVPVYPPKKNQNTDRLRSIIEDAGATGALTSNKIYEIAQPLFEAEASLSNVSIIATDSEGVEQVEPMPWQDIRIAPQDLAFLQYTSGSTGSPKGVMVSHANIMDNEEMMKLAFGHSSDTPIVSWLPHFHDMGLIFGILHPIYIGAPAALMNPTSFLQKPLRWLKLLSETKAVTSSAPNFAYDLCVDTIKEAELANLDLSHWQSALNGAEPVRASTLERFYQKFKRCGFRREATAPCYGMAETTLFATGGRLLKTPSVLQLDSKDMHQGKASLLTPASTSTESFYDQNATDNNSADNQPYYAVSCGSTWHGHTLAIVNPDTRQRCAEGHTGEIWVKGASVAQGYWRKAKQTEEIFQARIADDNDGPYLRTGDLGFVYQDELYVTGRAKDVMIFRGKNYYPQDIELTVVEAHAAMDNNGGAAFSYLSEQGEERLVIVQQVKRTAVRKLNEQEIFAAITSAITEQHGITPYEVVLIKPGRILKTSSGKIQRQENKRHYLADTFDVLARSRAPEAATEQPLRNANTPGHSELESTLRKVLQQVVGDEVDRQPNSLDVDATFLSLGVDSMKAVRISGELMELHDIELEATVLYEHPSIAQLAHYLCQFESVRERLEVKGQPCAENTKVQSEAPEVERNEPDTHTLPDTMDVAVIGMACRYPQASDVDGYWQLLAEKRDAISVPDAVRQALCPELGQTRLGGYLDNIEQFDAGLFGISPAEARYIDPQHRLLLETSFHAIQSAGMMPAELAGQPVGVYVGISQNDYFNMSNKAQQGNAYLGTGTALSIAANRLSYTYNFTGPSLSVDTACSSSLVALHHALSGIRAGDMPMALVSGVNLILSNEVTDACENAQMLAEDGRCKTFSRAADGYVRSEGVGCVLLKPLAQAMADRDPIYGVLKGSAVNQDGRSNGITAPNGASQQKVIRAALHSAAVAPADVQYIETHGTGTELGDPIEVSALAKVYGEGRAPNQPLLLGSAKANIGHLESGAGLAGLIKTLLCLNKGQVPAQLHTAQLNAHIPWQKLPVRVATQAQDWPELGDNPRLAAVSSFGFGGTNAHVICAQAPAYPDQNSKTLSVNSGYVLPLSAKSTKSLAALASRYVNALSAATPARFDALVSQTACMPHYKEARHAFVGETREALVAALNESTQLAHCANEPQVSAHELVFLFTGQGAQYPDMGKALYDTQDVFRGAIDECDRLLGDTLGPRLLEVLYSDPDEQYLAQTQWTQVCLFAIEYAQAQLWLSRGLKPDYLVSHSVGEYAAACIAGVFSLADAIKLISERGRLMNALADNGRMVTARCDRTQADALVADISEQVSVSAYHGESGVVFSGHNSAMDKLCAALDSANVRHKAINTARAFHSPLMQPMLSEFAKVAAQITYAQPTIPYISSVTGQQEALRVCDPSYWVEQICAPVQFEACMAQLAQLDAYCALELGPKPVLCGLLQENRPAEQCEFLHLLHAKGADLPRLLSAQGRLFELGLALDLAQSPASECQPKVPLPLYPFDHSPYWIADLPAELSEQQSPQTNTKQLAGSREEAIRAFVLNTLSRLLSMPVADIQTHVPLLEMGVDSLMIMNAVRTYEREFGLEFSVRQFYETLSTVDLLVAYIIEHSDYQVTPAQVTPSSSNNSEQIRVAPAEATPVNAPAELVATICREQLQAAAMVINSNAAQSVEAVAARQLAMLQGLNGEQQTSAVALASTPSPQVVTAKVTPTSQISTQSDATRVLPGFGNKQITTAASSQSVQRHLASLTERYCAKTPLSKAMVSEHRPHLADCRASAGFRLSSKELLYPVFGKRCEGSRIWDIDGNEYIDITMDFGVNLFGHKPAFVTEALEQQIEDGLQLGLASSQACEVAALISELTALQRVTFCNSGTEAVMTAVRLARNKTRRNKIVQFEGAYHGHYDGTLAQNAPGGDVVEPMCGGVRAGAISDNLVLEYGAESALQCIRAQGNEIAAVLVEPVQSRHPSHQPWAFLQALRALTAELGIALIFDEMITGFRAHPGGVQAMLGIQADMATYGKIVGGGLPVGVVAGSHEFMDGIDGGVWQYGDASYPQADTTFFAGTFCKHPLVMASAKAVLSEIKKQGPQLQESVSDKTQYLAHTLNAFFAQQSIPMQIEYFASLFRFRFSQNLDVFFYEMLNRGVFIWEGRNCFLSAAHTEADVNSIIQTVKDSVLALKAAGYFGEPDPADAQPEQFPLTGAQQQLLALALKSEQGAKAYHLQAVLRLSGDLDKARLAQAIAQLSTDYPLLCYSVDPLTLSHVKLAQPVLTQHTDSATLAELRYRPFEFGAQPLCRFDLLQTGAQEHVLSISAHHVLYDGLSLQQLMDRIASNYSSADSQVTPPPVVHFSAYVEGVERYLESADYAQDKAYWLDQLAPCEALALPTRFGADSQESFLVEKRVFKLDALTEIKALGQSQGCGQFATLLAVYALWLNKLTGQTHIAVGIPVSDRGLLSDDYNPDDLDLHLPGYCTNILPVVVEFSDSVTVGELVKQVQSSLLAAFEHQHLPYSELTHEPVCLPQTLFNLDKVQQLPEFSGLNVSTCTTDTRFGQYQLSCNLLYVDGQWTLELEYLSARYDSDMMDNYVQTLYALFTRVKGAQACADVSLLDEAARTQLLRQTFQSPVQPLLLDALDEQVKHSAQRSALICSEQSLTYEQLQARANQLANYLTAQGVGRGALVAIALPRRTELLVALLAVLKTGAAFLPLDLSFPQARLQDMLSDSKAAFLLCDAQSEAAVAIANPRLDIIDLDARQTEIARCRNTFDAQPITAQQPAYVIYTSGSTGKPKGVEISHGALANLLHTMAKEPGLNQSGCLLSVTTIAFDIALLELFGPLIVGATVLLASEQACSDPNELVALIDKHPVTVMQATPTLWQLLLAAKPDCVAGLTVWSGGEPLTPVLAAQLLSHAKALWNMYGPTETTIWSATTQIFDPEDITIGKPVANTRLVVLNEHATEHAAMQPVGVWGELWIGGAGLAEGYLARPELTKERFVTYQIEGDGSERLYRTGDRARRLADGRFELDGRLDHQVKLHGHRIELGEIEAQLRKVLGEVDVRVFVKTTAQGQSALCAYAIEQDQLAQRWSISALRSALANQLPTYMLPEYLCWLAQWPTTANGKLDRNALMVPSANQGAQTELCPPQSATQEKILACYCELLNTEQLGTRHNFFECGGNSVLAMQLVSRLNQHFAINATVGDIFDNPSTVQLALRVEELISAGPADLHNGVERLSNIVSGRDISVALDDQSMTEMDL